DNA from Cryptosporangium phraense:
GGTTCCGGGCGACTCGGCCACCGTGACGTCGGCACCATTCGTCAGCAGGGCGTCGGCTTCGGCCTGTGCCCGGTAGGTGGCGTTGAAGCCGGCCGTGGAAATCGCGAAGGCCAGCGACATCGCGAGCAGCACCACGGCGGCGACCAACGGTCGTCGCTGCCGGCCGATGCCGGCCGCCAGCAACGGCGCGGCCCCCGCGGCGAGCGGCCGAAGTAGCCAGGCGACCAGCCGGCGGCCGCGGCCGAGGACGAGGTCGGCGAGCCGCCAGATCACCAGACCACCGCCGAGCCACAGCAGCGCCGGGGCGGCCAGCGCCCAGTACGACACGACGATGGTCGGCACCCCCTCGGGGGCGAGCACCAGCTGGTAGTTGTTGTGCCCGGCCGCGGTGAACACGAGGACAGCTCCGAGCAGCGCGACGGCGTCGAGCCCGTAGCGCGCCCAGGGTGGCAGGCGGACCCCCACCGGGACAACCGTGTTCGCTTGGTGAACGGTGTGCCGGCCGACATCGCGCCGAGCCGGCCGGAGCAGCGTGCCCGCGGTGATCAGTACCCCGGTACCGACGGCCGCCGCGATCCACGGGAGATCGATCCCGACCGAGAACACGGTCGCTCCGGCGACCAGAGCGACCGCAGTCCCGACGCCGCAGCCGAACAGGCCGACGACCACCGACTCGAGCGTCACCAGTCGCAGCAGCTCCGGTTGGGACACGCCCCGGATTCGGAGGAGCGCCTGCTCTCGACGGCGCCGCCCGGCGCCGGCGTGGGCGACCGCAGCCGTCAAGAGGGTCGCGAGCACGGCTCCCGGCAAGCCGAGGAACACGAACAAGATCTGCGCATACCCGGAGTCGCTGCGGGCCGCATCGAGTGCGGCGGCCAGGTTGTCGCCGACCAGCACCGACCCCGCACCGCGGACCTCCAGCCGACGGGCCGCGGCGGTCGACGCGGTATAGGCGGCCGCCGGATCGGCCGGCAGACGATGGGTACGGGCGGCATGGATCTGAACGGTGACGAGGTCGGGCCGCGTCCGCTGCACCGGCGCGGCGAACGTCCGGTACAACGCCGACGGTAGGACGACCACATTGTCCGGAGGCGCGGTCGGCTGCGCGCCCGCCGGTGCGCCGACGGTCTGGAAGAGCGAGTTGGCCTGGGGAAAATCGACGATTCCGGCGACGGTGACGAGCAGCGGCGCGGCTCCGTCGCGCGCGATCGCCACCCGGGAGCCCGGGCCGGCATGCAGGTTGGACGCGGTCTGCTGAGCGAGCAGTACCCCCTCGGACGCCCCGGTCAGTACGCGGAGCTGATCAGGGAAGGCCGTCCGGTAGGTCGACGGTAGCCCGAGCACGACGCCGCTTCCGGTGGTCTGCGTGCTGCCGTCGATCGTGGTGCTGAGCCCCGGCACCTGAGTGAAGCCGACAACCTCGGTGTGCCGGACGCCCGGCTCGCGGGCGACGAGGCCCGCGGCCGTCGAAGCGGAGGCGTCTCCGGTCACCTGGACCTGCCAGTCCACCGCGATCGACGAGACCGCGCGGCTGGTCATGGTGGCCTTGGCCGACGAGATGAAAGCGCCGAGGCTCGCCAGCAACGAGACCGCGAGGGCGACCCCGAGCGCCGGTCCGACCAGGCGCCACGGCTGCCGGCGTACCAGTCCGGCCAGCCACAAGCGGTTCATAGCGTGATCGCCTGGGATCGCAGCCGGCCGTCCTCGACCTGCCAGCGAGCTTCCAGGCTGCCGCCCACCGCCGGGTCGTGGGTGGCGATCACCAGAGCGGCCCCGAGATCGTCGCTGACCCGGAGCAGGACGTCGATGATGCGACCGGCCGTCGCGCGATCGAGCTTGCTGGTCGGCTCGTCGGCCAGGATCAGCCGCGGCCGGCAGGCCACGACGCGGGCGATGACGGCCCGCTGCGCCTGGCCGCCGGACACCTCCTGCGGCAGGGCGTCGCCCAGGTTGGCGACACCGACCAGATCCAGCGCGTCGCGGCCCCGCTCCGCTGCCTCCACGACGGGCATCCCGGCGAACGTCAGCGGTAAGGCCACGTTCTCGAGCACCGTCAGAGCCGGCACCAGGGCAGGCTCCTGGAAAATCAGGCCGACACGCTCGGGGTCGCGGGGTGAGCCCTCCAGGCCGTTCCAGCTGACGTCTCCCGACGTCACCCGCACGAGACCGGCGAACACGTGCAGCAGGCTCGATTTCCCCGAGCCCGACGGTCCCATCACCGCCACCTGATCGCCGGCCTCGACCAGGCAGTCGACCTCGGCCAGCGCCGTCACGCCGGCCCCGTAGGTCAGGCCAGCGCCCACGCACCGGACGAGCGGCGCGGTCATCGGAGTTCCCCGTCCTCGAGGCTCAGTACCCGGTCGGCGGCATCCGCTACGGCGTTGCTGTGGCTGGCAATCAGCAGCGCCGTGCCGCTCTCCGCACGCCGGTGCAGCAGGTCGAGCACCTGCCGCTCGGTCGTCGCGTCGAGCTCGCCGGTCGGTTCGTCGGCGAGCAGGATCACCGGGTCGTTGGCCAGCGCGACAGCCAGACCGGCCCGGACACTCTCCCCTCCGGACAGCGCTTCGGGAAACGCGTCGGCGCGGTGGCCGATGCCCAGGCCGGCGAGGTGGGACAGCGATCTGGTCCCGCGCTGCACCAGCCGGACGTTCTGCGCGACCGTGAGGTGCGGAAAGAGATTCCCGCTCTGGGCCAGTACCCCGACGCGGCCGGCCCGGAGCCGGGCTCGCTCCGCCTCCGGCCGACGGGAGAGCCTCTCCCCCGCCAGCCGCACGACTCCTCCGTCGGGCTCGTCGAGGCCGGCGAGGCACTGCAGCAGCGTGGACTTCCCCGAGCCGGACGGGCCGACGAGCGCCACGAATTCCCCCGCTTCCACACTGAGCGACACCCCGCGCAGCGCGTGGGTCTCGTCGTCTCCGGCGTGGAAGAAGCGGTACAGGTTCTCGGCCACGATCGTCATGTCCACGCGAAAGAGTCGGTGACGATGCGCCACGGGTCGACGTTGTCCGCGCCGACCGGCGCGGCCAGCGTCAGGATCACCTCGGTGCCGGAACGCCAGAATTCGTACCGCTCGACGTCCTGCTCGGCGACCTTGCCGGTGACGGCGTTCACCGCGGACCGAGCGCGGTAGGTGAGAAGCACGGCCGTCCCGCTGCGCCGCCGCACCGTGCGGACCGAGCCGGCGCGGTAGCCGTCCACCGACGTCTCGATCGCCGACAGCTCGTGGGCCCGCGCACCAGCCGGCGTCGGAGCGGTCGCGCTCGGAGCGGTGGTGATCGTGACGCTGTTGTACTTGTCGGCGAAGACGACCTCACCGGCGTTCGTGGTTCGCGCCCATCCCTCCGGCACCTTCACGGTGTAGCCGGAGCCTCGGTACGCGACGAAGGCTTGATCGTCCGGGATGTCGCCCGGCGGATTCACCTCCACCTGCGGCGAGGTTCCGGACGACGGCCCGGCCGCCGCCGATGACGAAGACGCCGTCGGCGCCGACGACGACTCGGCCGGCGAATCCGACGACGCACTGCAGCCGGCCAGCGCCAGGCCCACACCGAGCCCGGCCACCACCGTCCGCGTCACTATCCTCACGACGACCGCCTCCTCGGCTCGCTTTCTGTCCTCGGATCGGACGCTAGGAGCCGACCGGCAATCGGACGCTCGGGCGGTGGTAACCGCCCGGCAAACTCTTCCCGTTCCAGGCGGTAACCGTGGCCTCGCAGCGTCGTCAGGATCGGCGCGCGAACACCGGCGATCTGCTCGGCGTCGCCCAGCCGGCGGCGGACCGCGGCGACGTGCACGTCGAGCGTTTTCGTCGACCCGAACCAGTTCTCGTCCCACACGTCCGCCATCAGCGTTTCCCGGCGGACGGCCTCACCGGCGGACGCGATCAGGCGCGTCAGGAGGTCGAATTCGCGCGCGCGGAGCGCGACCTCGGTCTCGCCGAGCGTGCACCGGCGGGCCGCGCGGTCGATGGTCAGGTGACCCACCTGATAGGCGTCCTGGCCGACGCGCTGGGCGGCCCCGCCGCGGCGGATGTGCGCGCGCAGGCGCGCCAGGAGCTCGGCCAGCCGGAACGGCTTGGTCAGGTAGTCGTCGGCCCCGGCTTCGAGTCCGACGACGACGTCGATCTCGTCGGTGCGCGCGGAGAGGATGACGACGACGGCATTCGGTACCGTCGCGCGGAGCCTCCGGGTCACCTCGAGTCCGTCCAGGTCCGGCAGCCCGAGGTCGACCAGGACGAGGTCCGGCGGGGTCCGGACGGCGGCGGACAGCGCGCCGCGGCCGGTGGTCTCCCACGCGACGGTGTATCCCTGCGCGGCGAGCGCACGACGCAGGGTCGGGCCGATCACCGGATCGTCCTCCACGAGGAGGAGACCGGCGGTATCAGGCAATGAGCACCAGCCCGACGGCACCGGCCGCGATGCGGTAGAGACCGAACGGGTGACGCTCTGGAGCTCGCCGACGACGACGGCCTCCGGATACGTGATCGACATGCGCGGCAGCCTGCCGGGCACGACCTGACGAGAACCTGATGCTCAGGTTGGCGGCAACAGCAGCGTGAACCCGGTCCGGCCGATCTCCTGAGCGAAGACGAGCCGGTCGGTAGCGGCCAGGTCGGTCGGCGGCCGCGTGAGATGCGTTGCCTGCCGGTCAGCCAGCAGCGCCGCCCCGCCGGCGGCGACCGCGGCCAACCCGCCCATCAACGACCACGTCAGAAGAGTGCGCTGCCACACGTTCCCGGTGGTCGAGGAGGCCCGCACCGCCCCCACGACCTGCGCGGAGTCCCGGATCGGGAGAGAGACGATCAGCTCCCGCCCGCCGGTGCTCTCGGTGAGATGACCGGCCAGCGCGCCGGTCACAGCCGCGTCGGGACCCCGAGCGGGAGGCCGAAGACGCACAGCGCGAGCAATGCAGCCAGGAGCGCCAGCCGGCGAACTCGTCGACGCACGAAAACCCCAGCGGTCAGGCCGACGTCGGGCCGGATGGCTAGTCCTTCGTCGGTGCGCTCGCCGTCAGCTCAGGCCATGGTCCCGGAGAGGACCGAGCGTCATACCGCGCGCCTGGGTGTCCTCGATCACGCGGGGAAGTGCGTCCACCGTCGTGCGCCAAGACCCCGCCGCGGACGTGCAGTCGGAGTCGTGCAGCAGAATCGTGCCGCCGGGCTCCAGCCGCCGCATCACGGTCGCCGCCACCGACGCGGATGTCGCGCGCTGCTCCCAGTCCCGGCCCCAGGTCGTCCACAGCACCGGTCGCAGCCGGAGCCGCCGGGCGGCTCGTAGCCCGGCGAGGCTGAGCACACCGTAGGGCGGCCGGTACCAGTTCGGCTCCTGCCCGGTGAGGTCGGCGATCAGGTCACGGGCCTGCGCGAGGTCGCGGTGCGTACCCGCGGGCGTCCGGGTCAGCAGACACCGGTGCTCGAACCCGTGCACCGCAACCTCGTGACCGGCCGCGACCAGTTCACGGGTCAGGGTCGGCGCCCGCTGGATCTGGGTGCCGAGCAGGAAGAACGTTGCGGTGATCCGGTACCGGGCGAGCACGTCCAGGACCGGCGGCGTACCGGCGGCGTCCGGCCCGTCGTCGAAAGTCAGCGCGACCTGCCGGCCGTCCCCTCGTCCGGACAGCACCGGGAACAGCTCACGTCGCAGCGGCGTCACCGCGGTGAGCGCCGGCGCAGCCTGAGCGACCGCGAGAGCGCCGGCGACTCGGAATGCTCGGCTCACGCGCACTGACATACCTGAAGCGTATTTTCCGACGGCTCAGCGCTCATCCAGCGACGGGTTAGCGGACGGCAAAATCCGGAGGCTCACCACTCGTCCGGCAACTACTGAGCCAGGGAGTCCGGGCAGCCGATTTTCACCTGTACCGAGGTAAGGATTGCGGTCGTCAGGTGCCGAGAACTCGATGAGTCCCGACCGCAAGGCGTTTTCCATGCCTATGGACCAAGTCGGAACGAGGACGACCCGCCGGGCGTGTTCATGTGTCACGTCGGGCCAAGGCCGCGGACCTGCCGCCGGCCGTCGGGACCGCCTCTGTCCCGGTCGACGCCGCTCACGGCGCGTACGGTCGTGCGCCGGTCACGCTGCCGCCGGACGAGCCAGCATCGCCGACTGCCCGATCGAGCCGGCGCCGACGAGTGCCGGCCGCCGTGGGTGTCGGGTCGGCGATCTGTCTGGTGCTCGCGCTGGTCAGCGGTGGGGTCACCTACGCAACCACGCCGCTTCCGAGGTTTCCGGCCCAGAGCCTGACCACGCAGATCCAGTACTCCGACGGCACGAGCTTCGCTACCTTCGCCACCGAGAACCGGGTCGAGGTTTCGCTCGACCGGGTGCCGAAGCACGTCCAGGACGCCGTCGTAGCGGCGGAGGACGCCGACTTCTGGACCAACGGCGGCGTCTCGCTCCGTGGCACCGGACGTGCCTTGTGCGGCCGCGAGATCATCCTGGCTCAGAAACTCGGTCGCAGCGGGGGTAAAGCAGAGATTCTCCACGGCTATTTGAATACGATCTACTTCGGACGCGGCGCCTGGGGAGTTCAGTCGGCTTCGAAACCTATTCGGGAAGACCGTCGACAAACTGAGCGTCTCCGAGGGCGCGGTGCTCGCCGCGTCATCAAAGACCCGACGAATTTCGACGCCCACAACAAGCCGGCCAGCGCCAAGGGCCGGTGGGCTTACGTCCTCGCGAGCAACGACGCGTGGCGCCGCGGTGCGACCGGGGTGCTCGGGCGCCGGATCGAGCAGGAGCTGCTGGCCCTGGGCTTCACCGAGCAACAGGTGACCTGCGGATGGCCCCCGCAGTGGTGTCGATAGACCCGGGCAGCGGGGCGGTCAAGGCCTACCACGGCGGCAACTACGGCATCGACTCGCTCTGGGACGGCACGTCCGGCCAGACCTTCCCCGGACGCTCCACGCCGCTGCGCAACTCCGACGACAACTCGTGCGGCTCCCGGTGCTCGCTCACCGATGCCACCGTGAAGTCGCTGAACACCGTCTACTGGGCGCTCACCGACACGGTCGGCCCGGACGGCAAGACGGTGCTGTGGAACCACGCGTCCCACGCGGTCGCGCCGACCCGGGCGTTCAGCAGCGGACTTCCCGCTCCGCGACCGGGCCAACGGCAACATCCACGTCTACGGCAACGGCATTCCGGGGTCGATCTGGCGCGACTTCATGAAGGTCGCGCTGCGGAACCAGGACGTGCGGAACTTCGCCGACCCGGTATGGGACGGTTCGAAACCCGGGAACGCCCCGGTCCCCTCCCCGTCGACCGACGCACCACAGCCCGACCTGGCGCAGCCCGTTCCGTCGACGACCGACCCCAACGCCGACCAGAACGCAGGTCAGCAGGGTTAGCGCGTGGTGAAGTTCGCCATCATCGCCATGTCCTCGTGTTCGAGGTTGTGGCAGTGGAACACGTACTTCCCCGGGTAGCCGTCGAATTTGATCGCGATCGCGGCTTCCTCGGCCGGACGCAGATCGATCGTGTCCTTCCACCCGGCGTCCGACGGCAGGGGCGAGCCGAGCCCGCGGGAGAGGACCTGGAAGGGGTTGAGATGCAGGTGTACCGGGTGGTGGAAGTCGGCGGTGAGCCGCCAAATTTCGGTGGTGCCGAGCCGGCACGCCGCCGCGACGACGTCCGGGCCGAACGGCTGTCCGTCGATCACCCAGCCGGTGGTGTGGCCGACGTTGCCGCGCCGGAACCGAAAGGTCCGCGTGACCGCCGCGTCGGCGGTCCGGAGATCCTCGACCGTGCTCAGCCGCTCGGGCAGCACGAAGTCGTCCGAGACCGGCGACCCGACCCGGAAGCATAGGATCCGATCCATCCCGGGTTCGCCGAACTCGTTGCGCAGCGTGACGAGAGTGCCCGGCCGGTAGCCGCTGAAATCGACGACCGCGTCCAGGCGCTGCGCCGGGGCGAGTTCGAAATGCTGGTGTCGCACGGGCGCGGCGAGTAGGCCGCCGTCGCTGCCGATCTGGGTCAGACCGCCATCGGGTGACGGATCCAGCCGTAGATCGAGGCGGCGCGCGTTGCACGCGTTGAGCAGCCGCAGCCGGTAGCTCGCGCCGACGACCGTGGCGACCGGCCAGGGCACGCCGTTGACGAGCATCACGTCACCGAGAACACCGGCCTCGTAGGGGCTGCGGACGCCCGGCTCGCCGGTGAGCGTCGGATCGAGGCTCGGGTAGCGGAGCGAACCGTCGGCGTCGAAACTGCGGTCGGTGATCATCAGCGGGAGCTCACGCGGCCCGCTCGGCAGCCGCAACCGGTCCTCTTCGGAATCCCGGACCAGATGGAAGCCGGCCAGACCCCGCCAGACGCTCGGCCCGGTGAAGTCCATCCGGTGATCGTGGTACCAGAGCGTCGCCGCCCGTTGCTCGAGCGGATAGGTGTAGGTGCGCTGCCCGAACCGGACGTCACCGCCCATGTGCCGGTGGTCGTGGACCGGCATTCGACCGGCCGGGTGGACGAAGTCCAGCGGGTAGCCGTCGCTGGCCGGCGGTGTGCGACCTCCGTGCAGGTGGACGACCGTCGGCACCGGGAGCCGGTTGACGTGGGTGACCGAACACGGACGACCACGCCGGCTGACGATCGTCGGGCCCGGGAACGTGCCGTTGTAGGCCCAGACCGTGGTGCGGACGCCGGGAAGGATCTCCGCCGAGGCCGCCCGCTGGACGATCCGATAGTGGTCACCGGAAGCGTCGCGACGGTACGGCGTCAGCACCGGTGGAACCGTCAGGGGACGAACGAACGGTCTCGGCCGGGGACGACGGCTCGGCAGGACTCGGCCGGTGGAGGCCGACCCCTCGCCGCCGAGGACGAACGGCACTCCCACACCGAGGCTGACCCCGGCCGCGAGGAAACCCCGGCGGGTGATCGGCTTCATCGGCGCGTCCAAGCCCAGAGCGCCGGTAACACGCTCAGCACGATGATGCCGACGCCCAGCGGCACGTGTAGCGCGATGGCCCGGGCGAAGCCCAGCGCGATCTGCGCCGCGATCAAGCCGAAGAGGCCGAGGCAGGCGAGGAGCGGCCACCACGGTCCACCTCCCGGCCGCCAGAGGAGCCCGGCTGCGACCGCCGAGACTAGTACGGCGACACCGGCGTAGGTGGCGTTCTCCCGGTGGGTGTGCAGCGAACCGTACGTGCCCGACAAGAACTGGCCGGCGAACACAGCCTGATCGAACAGCATCACGGCCGCCACCGTGCTGGTGGCTCGGAACACCCCGAGGGGCCAGCGCGGACGTGCGGATGAGGACACACCGTCTCCAAATAGATTCAGATGAATCGGATTCATTTGAATCTAACATAGGATGGAGCGGTGCCCGATCCGCCCGGCGTGACGATGAGGCTGGGGCTGCTGCTGCGCCAGTCGCATCGGCGAGCCGCCGGCGCCCTCGCCGACGTGCTGTCCGAGCTCGACCTCACCAATCGCCATTTCGGCGTGCTGCTGATCCTCGACCGCGACGGAGTCTCGACCCAGCGCGATCTGATCCGCGAGACCGGCAGCGACAAGGCCGGGATGGTCCGCACCGTGGAAGAACTGGAGAAGCGCGGTTACCTGACCCGGTCGACGTCAGCGTTCGACCGCCGGGTGGCCGACCTCACCCTGACCGAGCCGGGACAGGCGGTGTTCGACCAGGCGCGCCGGGGCGCGGCCAAGACCGCGGAGGCGCTGTTCAACACGTTCGACCAGGAGGAATTGGCGGCGCTGGAAGATCTCCTGACCCGCTTCCTGGCCGCGACCGGGCCGGACGAGTAAGCGGATCGCGACCGTCCGGCGTGTAGGGAACGTGACGGACGTGGATTTCCAGGAGTTCTACCGAGCGAACCGGGATCCGTGCTTGCGCGCGGTCCTGGTCGGCGTCGGCGACCGGCAGTTGGCTGAGGATCTGGTCGCCGAGGCGTTCGCCCGAGCGTGGGCGGCATGGCCGAAGGTCAGTCGTCATCCGGCGCCACGGGCGTGGGTCGTACGGACGGCGAACAACACCCGGATCTCGTGGTGGCGCCGGAGACGACGGGAAACCGCGCTCGACGACGCAGCAGACGTCGCCGCGGCCCCCCAGAGTGACCGTGGGGTGGATCCCGCCCTCCTGGGCCTGCTGCGCCAACTTCCCCAGCGGCAGCGCGAAGTGATCGCGTACCGGGTCTTCCTGGACCTCGACACCGATGCCACCGCGCAGGCGCTCGGTATCGCGCCGGGAACCGTCAAGGCCCACCTCTCGCGCGCGGTCGCGACCCTGCGCGCCAACCACATTCTCGTCGGCAACTCATCGGAGGCACGACCATGAGCGACTACGACTCGGACGTCTTCACCGCACTGAAGACGTCGTTCGACGGCGTCACGATGGAGACCCCGGCCGCGCGGATCGAGTTGGCCGGCCGAACCCTGCAGCGCCGGCGGAGGCATCGGCTGGCGGGAATGAC
Protein-coding regions in this window:
- a CDS encoding FtsX-like permease family protein, coding for MNRLWLAGLVRRQPWRLVGPALGVALAVSLLASLGAFISSAKATMTSRAVSSIAVDWQVQVTGDASASTAAGLVAREPGVRHTEVVGFTQVPGLSTTIDGSTQTTGSGVVLGLPSTYRTAFPDQLRVLTGASEGVLLAQQTASNLHAGPGSRVAIARDGAAPLLVTVAGIVDFPQANSLFQTVGAPAGAQPTAPPDNVVVLPSALYRTFAAPVQRTRPDLVTVQIHAARTHRLPADPAAAYTASTAAARRLEVRGAGSVLVGDNLAAALDAARSDSGYAQILFVFLGLPGAVLATLLTAAVAHAGAGRRRREQALLRIRGVSQPELLRLVTLESVVVGLFGCGVGTAVALVAGATVFSVGIDLPWIAAAVGTGVLITAGTLLRPARRDVGRHTVHQANTVVPVGVRLPPWARYGLDAVALLGAVLVFTAAGHNNYQLVLAPEGVPTIVVSYWALAAPALLWLGGGLVIWRLADLVLGRGRRLVAWLLRPLAAGAAPLLAAGIGRQRRPLVAAVVLLAMSLAFAISTAGFNATYRAQAEADALLTNGADVTVAESPGTTVGPGYAQSLARIHGVRAVEPVQHRYAYVGTDLQDLYGVQPSTIRSVTALQDAYFLAGGTAASLMRMLAAEPDSVLVSSETVKDYQLRLGDRINLRLVDGRTHGQVTVPFHYVGIVAEFPTAPKDSFLVANASYVAQRTGSDAVGTFLIDAGNGESTAVASRVREAVGPLAAVTDIATVRGHIGSSLTSVDLSGLTRIELAYALILAAASAGLVLALGLNERRRSLAIMSAVGAQRRHVSAAVVGESGVLAIAGLGFGALLGGLLTQLLVSILAGVFDPPPSVITVPWAYLGGLAAIVLACVAVVTAGAIRVAGRRGVGALRDLA
- a CDS encoding ABC transporter ATP-binding protein; this translates as MTAPLVRCVGAGLTYGAGVTALAEVDCLVEAGDQVAVMGPSGSGKSSLLHVFAGLVRVTSGDVSWNGLEGSPRDPERVGLIFQEPALVPALTVLENVALPLTFAGMPVVEAAERGRDALDLVGVANLGDALPQEVSGGQAQRAVIARVVACRPRLILADEPTSKLDRATAGRIIDVLLRVSDDLGAALVIATHDPAVGGSLEARWQVEDGRLRSQAITL
- a CDS encoding ABC transporter ATP-binding protein; its protein translation is MTIVAENLYRFFHAGDDETHALRGVSLSVEAGEFVALVGPSGSGKSTLLQCLAGLDEPDGGVVRLAGERLSRRPEAERARLRAGRVGVLAQSGNLFPHLTVAQNVRLVQRGTRSLSHLAGLGIGHRADAFPEALSGGESVRAGLAVALANDPVILLADEPTGELDATTERQVLDLLHRRAESGTALLIASHSNAVADAADRVLSLEDGELR
- a CDS encoding response regulator transcription factor: MSITYPEAVVVGELQSVTRSVSTASRPVPSGWCSLPDTAGLLLVEDDPVIGPTLRRALAAQGYTVAWETTGRGALSAAVRTPPDLVLVDLGLPDLDGLEVTRRLRATVPNAVVVILSARTDEIDVVVGLEAGADDYLTKPFRLAELLARLRAHIRRGGAAQRVGQDAYQVGHLTIDRAARRCTLGETEVALRAREFDLLTRLIASAGEAVRRETLMADVWDENWFGSTKTLDVHVAAVRRRLGDAEQIAGVRAPILTTLRGHGYRLEREEFAGRLPPPERPIAGRLLASDPRTESEPRRRSS
- a CDS encoding polysaccharide deacetylase family protein: MSVRVSRAFRVAGALAVAQAAPALTAVTPLRRELFPVLSGRGDGRQVALTFDDGPDAAGTPPVLDVLARYRITATFFLLGTQIQRAPTLTRELVAAGHEVAVHGFEHRCLLTRTPAGTHRDLAQARDLIADLTGQEPNWYRPPYGVLSLAGLRAARRLRLRPVLWTTWGRDWEQRATSASVAATVMRRLEPGGTILLHDSDCTSAAGSWRTTVDALPRVIEDTQARGMTLGPLRDHGLS
- a CDS encoding biosynthetic peptidoglycan transglycosylase produces the protein MLALVSGGVTYATTPLPRFPAQSLTTQIQYSDGTSFATFATENRVEVSLDRVPKHVQDAVVAAEDADFWTNGGVSLRGTGRALCGREIILAQKLGRSGGKAEILHGYLNTIYFGRGAWGVQSASKPIREDRRQTERLRGRGARRVIKDPTNFDAHNKPASAKGRWAYVLASNDAWRRGATGVLGRRIEQELLALGFTEQQVTCGWPPQWCR
- a CDS encoding multicopper oxidase family protein, which gives rise to MKPITRRGFLAAGVSLGVGVPFVLGGEGSASTGRVLPSRRPRPRPFVRPLTVPPVLTPYRRDASGDHYRIVQRAASAEILPGVRTTVWAYNGTFPGPTIVSRRGRPCSVTHVNRLPVPTVVHLHGGRTPPASDGYPLDFVHPAGRMPVHDHRHMGGDVRFGQRTYTYPLEQRAATLWYHDHRMDFTGPSVWRGLAGFHLVRDSEEDRLRLPSGPRELPLMITDRSFDADGSLRYPSLDPTLTGEPGVRSPYEAGVLGDVMLVNGVPWPVATVVGASYRLRLLNACNARRLDLRLDPSPDGGLTQIGSDGGLLAAPVRHQHFELAPAQRLDAVVDFSGYRPGTLVTLRNEFGEPGMDRILCFRVGSPVSDDFVLPERLSTVEDLRTADAAVTRTFRFRRGNVGHTTGWVIDGQPFGPDVVAAACRLGTTEIWRLTADFHHPVHLHLNPFQVLSRGLGSPLPSDAGWKDTIDLRPAEEAAIAIKFDGYPGKYVFHCHNLEHEDMAMMANFTTR
- a CDS encoding MarR family winged helix-turn-helix transcriptional regulator; its protein translation is MPDPPGVTMRLGLLLRQSHRRAAGALADVLSELDLTNRHFGVLLILDRDGVSTQRDLIRETGSDKAGMVRTVEELEKRGYLTRSTSAFDRRVADLTLTEPGQAVFDQARRGAAKTAEALFNTFDQEELAALEDLLTRFLAATGPDE
- a CDS encoding sigma-70 family RNA polymerase sigma factor gives rise to the protein MDFQEFYRANRDPCLRAVLVGVGDRQLAEDLVAEAFARAWAAWPKVSRHPAPRAWVVRTANNTRISWWRRRRRETALDDAADVAAAPQSDRGVDPALLGLLRQLPQRQREVIAYRVFLDLDTDATAQALGIAPGTVKAHLSRAVATLRANHILVGNSSEARP